The Apium graveolens cultivar Ventura chromosome 3, ASM990537v1, whole genome shotgun sequence sequence GAATTTGAAATATGGTTCATGTTATAATGCAAGGTTTGAAAATAAAATTTATACTGCAATAGATTAACATTAACACCATACCATGGTTTGATTTGGTATAGGCACGAGCACCACTAGTTGAGTATCTAGCATAACACTTAGCCAAGAACATATCACCATAAACCGCACCTCCGCAATCACTTTTCAACCGTCCGATCGCCTCTTTTAAACAATCTTGACACTCCCCTGTACTCAAATCCTCTACACACTGAGCCATCCCTTGAACATCTCCAGACCCACCAACCCTAAACGGCCCACCAGACCCTCCCAAACTCCCCAACACTGCATCTCGACGGTTCATCAAATTCGTGTCGTATCCAATAGATGGTGCACATTTATGTAACACCACGGTCTTATCCTCCACACCTATAAAGCTATTATTATCATATTTTACAAAGCATCCTTCAAGTTGTAAAGCAGCACCCGCAGTTTTTGGGCACATAGAACCAATTTGACTCACTGATCGAGCTACGCATGTCGCACAATCAGGCATTGCTAAGTCGCCGCGGCACTGAAAAATGCCGTAGACGACATCATTTGGACTAGAGCCGGTGATGGTGTACTTGTTGTAGGAAGAGTAGGTGGCTGCGTTTACGAGGGAGGTGAGTAGAGAGTTGAGGTTCGACTCGTATGGTGAATTTGGGACGTACTTTAATGCGGAGCAGCCACCGTACACGAATGCGTCTGAAATGGAGAGTGAAGGGAGTGTGAAAAATGATAGGAGGAGAAGAAAACTGAATAGGATTGTTGTAGCCATGAGGAGAGTGAGGTTATGTGATCTTATTTGGCTAATGATGGTTTAGCCTGAAATATGGAGTTGAGTGAGACCGTGCATGGGATTTATAATTGTATGTCTGCATATTCCTAGCCTCTTTTTAAGTATATTATTGGTTTGCTAGTTCGTTTGCTTAACATGGTCATGATGAAGAAAGGGCTCATAAATCATAATACAGCTGTCATTTATATATATTGATCAAGTGTTCCTGCGATAAACTATTAAGACTGCCTTAAACCGCAAATCTGTACTAACGACTAATGTATTCGCTTTTGGGTAATAATCAATtgatttattatttaaaaatcatacgtcatctataataataattaaaattaaacaaatatgtattaaaataaattaaatcagAACCATTATTGATCATAATATATTTTACTGTGATATATAATATTCACTCGCATTGCTGAAATATACTGTATATTTAGCAAGACAATCTAATAATCTATCGTAGCTGACATGTCAAAACACATTGGAGCAATTGACAATAATTGTTATCGAATGTGACCCCAACACTGAAACAATATCAAAATTGAGTAGATCTAATACCTagataacaaaacaaataaaGCTAAACTATCgcaagaaaagaaaataaaaccCAATATATGACTAGCAGATGAATTCATAGAGGTACTCAAACTCtcaataaaaacataaatttatataaaaataaataaaattagaaaatataATTAAAAGGGGGATTATCATCAATAACTGGTAATGATCGGTGATGATAGCCCCATAATGAAAGATATGGATTAGTGATACGGTATAAGCAACCCGGATAGAGCTCAAACCAGATCTAGGATGAGACATGCTCAGTTGAAGGATCAAGACCCCCTCACCCAAAGCAGTCAAGTGGAGAGACTCAGGGCCAACCCAGGACCAGGATCACCTCCCAGTTAGGATCCAACCCAGCTAGAGCAGACCCGAGGGCGGTCCCCCCAAACACAGGCATACCCCACAATCAACCAAGGAAGGGCACGTGAACACGTGACggtgacagctatcaacaactaACATCTGAGACAAGCACGACGCGTGTCAGCGTACCTTTGGTACGTCCAAAGGTGGTTCTTACCTAGACACGTGTATGCGATTCATCCAAATCAGGCGTCCTACGCCTCCAACAACCAACGACCCTGATCTAAAGataccaacccctaaaccctacttTTGGGCTATAAATACCCCAAAGAGAAAGGATTTAGGGGTTAGACACATTTTTACACACACTTTCTTACACAcaaatatacacacacagccaccgtCCTTTCCTATCTATCTTCACCCTCTTCCCCAAGTTAGTTCTTAGTCTCACACCGGAGGCTCCGCGGCTCCGTTATTATTTTACAGACACCCCACTGCAGCTACACTTCATCCACTGCAAGAAGGTCCAGGCACGGCGTCAGAAGGAGCCGCCCCGCTCACCAGAGTTTTTATTTGGCGCTAAAAGGAGGGGCGCTCCATCTTTGGGTCacggtgcccctggattcacctttaTCAGCAAACTCTTAAAAAAGTCCATTTCTCTAATATGTAAGAACACAAGCAACCATACTCTCTCGTAATtatgaatgttgtttatttatgccacgtttgtgtgtgctcgtTATTTTAGGCCATGTTTGTGTGAGCCCAGTTTCGTTTGTTTTTAAGCCACATTTGGGTACGCTATAGATAGTTTTGGTTATTTTTAAACCCCGATCTGCtttagcttgcatattttcttCATGTTTTAGACCCCGCTATACTTGTTCAACAATATTGTTAGCAAAACCCAGAAAGTTTGTTTGGTGTTGTTCTTCAAATtttttgttattttcaaaaagcaaccttagatcTACATTTTTATCttcaaatcttggtcagttgttgTTTGTACTTGAGATAATGGCAAGAGTATGAAAAAGTACGGTTGGGAGACCATCCGCAAGTACCCAGGTTCAGGACCAGGACCACTCTCAGGCACAAGACCCTGGGGGGCGACCGAGATACcctccaggagcaaccattgaCACAACATACCCCGATCTTGGAGAGGGTAGTAACACCAAGGGATGCAATAAACATCGTTGAGCTCGATTAATATAAGTATACCAATGTTCCAGTGGCCGAGGAACATATAGCCAACCTAACAAGCAATGAATTGGTTGAAGCAATCAGACTCTACAGGGAAGAACAAGCCCGGGCTCAGCTACAATTTGAATAAGAAGGTGATCAAGAAGAGTTCGGAGACTCCCAGCAATctaggagatctgtcttcgactGAATCGGAGCTAAggtgaagaaaaataaaaaaaccaaagtaagaaggagacagaagcaaccaggAAGAAGAGGTTGGAAGAGATGAGAGAACAGATAAGAAGAGATAAGAAGCAAAGCTGGAGCGAAAGATTCAAAAAAGAATGCAGCTAAAAGAGGAGAGGCTAATAGCCAAGGCCAAGACCAAGGGGACCCAGAGGAACCCCACCCCCGAGGTCatttctgatgatgatgaggGGGCAAGGACCTCAAAGATACGATTTATGAACTCCAAATAAAGATGGAAAAGGACGCCGGAATAGAGGTTGGGGAAACTCTAACGCCTTTCAGCCATTCCTCGACAGAGAAACCTCAAACAATACAACTTTGAATCATTTGACGGATTGGGGGACCCAGAAGAACACTTGAATTATTTCGAGCAAATTGCACAGATATACCACTACAGCGACTTATCAAAGTCCAGGTTCTTCTCCTCAACTCTCAAGGGGGGGCCtcaaatgtaacacccccagatccggggtcagggatccgggtcgtcacggtctttctttccacaatatcacttcacttaattaataataaataaccttatgctgtgaccccacactaacacacaccacaacccgttatagtctcagagatgaaattgaaataagtacaagtccttgaatccacacttaaaagttattacaacccaaaatgattacttgataaatttacagttaattgccattatctgccaaaagttataattatacataatttgattctcaaaagtagaatgcctgatctaccaatagatctacctctgcagctatagcagctacaacatcaacgggaagatgcgggacgcttcccacgcgcttgcgctgggtctgctggagtctggccatctttcgtaactgttgttgtgtgatgaagaaataaagcaagagtgagccttacagctcgcaagataatatatagcgataacaataatacaagtatctaaatggatacttactagaatcttttatcatgtgtaagataattacttactagatataagtaaaaacaagggatgaagttaccaaatacttcactatacttatatcaattataaagttacttgaactaccactgttcaaagtataacgagctttcaacaattcatcatatagatgagactacaagacagatttgaatagattaaatctttgaagtagtattgaaggaaatgaagttatgatatacttcattaagttccgatatatatatatccacatatacatcttccttatacagtccttgaaaacctctgtcatgtaaagtatgaacagagtttgtaacatccaataaatttttggaagggaaaaagaattgtggcataaacccgatatcttgctgatcaggcaaagataccaataagtaacattttctactagtagatggacgaattccccactggtcatcaccctggtcgcaataggaccttatgttggactgccactcagccacttatgcatttgatggactcccactgagccacttacactattatggacgcccactgagcccatgttgcttatgccgactcgatagatggacttacttcccgaacgttgggtaagtaatcaattcagttaccaaaactgcaaccttgttgcgaatataaaatacaccatagagacggatccctcaggttttgagcgagtatttaaatcccctttttaaaaggaagatcttaaatatagaaatgagttttgggatccgctctaacttttaaaaatcatttgaagactcgaaaacactttaaagagtgtttggagtaatgctgatttaatgaagtaaatcagtcccaatatatttagaaaatatctgaatattattatttaaataatattcccataaagaataatctttatacaaataattgaagtagaagttgtaagacttatacttgaaatgagtattaaataacctaagatatacttatacgaaagtactatctttatttgaataatcgaaaataagtttgattatcgaaacattattctttaataaaataaagaatattattaaataacaagcggagtcataatacctcgaatgaatattataaataatattcattagataaaataacggagtcatacatcctcaaatgaatattcaattaataatcattaataatataactgagtcataagccctcgaatgaatattcgaaataatattcaataataaaataaaggagtcataagtcctcggatgaatatttgaaataatattcaataataaaataaatttaaagttatcgaataaaccttattcgattaatagttttgaaaactataaccatatatatataaaaatatatatattatactcgggaacatcgacccccggtttagaaatatattcaccttttgatcccctatactaagggtaaactcaataccgtttatctctagtataggtattatgcaactgtaagcattttaaccaacctccaagaatatgaaacaggcattcatatataccatatcacatgctacaatatatcgcaagaattttctaataacaaatatgcatttatcgcaagatcatgcatatacacatatacatcacaacaacagtataacgggtagaaaacttgcctgagcgactgggggtgataaaaggcccgggacgagtctggtaacctataaacaacaagtaagttagaattaaaccaaagtcacttgtaaatctatactttaaccaacttagactctaacgctcgttttgcgctcactgattctcttaagtcactcgagtaccctcggctccaccatttttaataaattaaccattacgtgttttaaggcgattctttcgcgggtgtcttaccaacttcctaacacacttaccataattgtttcatacattaattaaccctttttggtctttaacctatgtttcaaagtaaggcgaggggaaaagtttcgttcgcgaaatgccgttacttgaaacggtcgtttctcctaaaccgtgcatcggaatcgaacgaactacatatcaaaacgaagctcgtaacatgagctatctaaaaatggaaatggtaataatctagcagggagttctcgggtccaaatgttatgaacaaaagcagtctaaagtaaatccgacattacgacggctatgtttacgcgatttcccaattttaaaccattcaaaaaccatcacaattcaacctcaatccattcatacaaccaaagtccatccttatcacatcataacagccccaatcaattcaatattaacatttatacttatgcctaagcttgaatttaactatacttaagttcttttaaccaaaacaacaagattcaccattccatttcactaccactctaacccaaactctaaaccacaagcattaagctactatatcatcataacaatcaaaatcaccttattatacaaaggaatctagggtttggagatgatataccttccttgaagtggtgggagtagctaggaagccttaggaagccttgaggagtcttaggaaagcttggatcttaaaggaaaacaagaaaaaatcaagttaaaaactttgaaatcactattcattgtcttcttcattgatttcttgaagaagattgagaaagaattgaaggcttaaactcataatatagccataactatgcataaggatgattagggaattatcttaccaatttaggaagccttgatcttgagttttgaaaattctagcttcttgaaaatgaaaaagtcgagagcatgaagaaaataaaatgccttgtgttcttgttttgatgaaaaatgaattgtttggcttggttggttgaatatttgatttgtttttggttaattaccaatttaaccttgattttgtgtggttaatattccaccacatttccttccttcccatgtcatgcttatgtcatgctatgatgtcatctttccctccttgtcctcttctcattggttgggtgacatcatcctctctaatccctttgattaacttcctaattgtttgcctaatgactgctgatctgttatacggttcgcttaactttcgttttcgtttatcgtttgagggatcacacccgggatcttattacttaggttcccttaacctttctcaatatattatattccttttatgatcctctcttataatcctttaatttaaatcctttttatcctgttaccttatactcaattctttccgtatctagtggatttccgggaaaaatcaaagtgttcggaattggattctgacgatctttacatacacttatataccatatagagtactaataaaatctcagaatatccataacagaacccctacatagtgtggcatgaaaagttttctcattcagcaaaaacactattcacaagggttacaaaaagttgaaaattttgggggttattacagtctcccctccttaaaaggattccgtcccggaatcaaatagaaaacaaatgggggtacttttctagcatcgcactctctagttcccaagttgattcttccatattatgattctgccatagcaatctgactagcttgattactttgttccgaagcacctgctcctttttatcgataatccttactggcttctccacgtaagtcagatctggttgcatatccacctgctcgtactccactatgtgtctggcatcccgatgatacttccttagcattgacacatggaacacattatgaacttgttgcaagttagggggtaaggctagctcgtaagctaactttccaatccgtcttaatatctcaaaaggtccaatgtatcttgggcttagttttcctttctttccgaacctcattaatcccttccaaggggatacctttagcagtactaagtccccgacttcatattccttgtcctttcgggctaagtctgcatatttcttctctctgtcttgggctgctacaagccgtcctctgataagatccactatgtctttggtcctttggaccacttcgggtccgagcatcttccgctctcatacttcatcccagtataagggagatcgacaccttcttccgtacagggcctcataaggcggcattccgatgctagcatgaaagctattgttataagaaaactcgatcaacggcaagtggtcatcccaatttcctttaaggtctattgcacagactctcaacatatcctctagtgtctggatggtcctttcactctgcccatccgtctggggatggtacgcggtactcatatttaacttggtccccgcacattcttgaaagctcctccaaaatctggagttgaacctggggtctcggtctgagacaatggacgttgggactccatgtcgcgtcactatttccttaaggtaaatgtccaccagtctatcgactgtgtatctctcattgatatgaatgaaatgagctgattttgtcagtcggtctataattacccatatggcgtcatgattggctttcgtccttggcaagcctacaacaaaatccatcgctatctgttcccatttccattcgggaatctccaggggtcgtaaaagtccactgggcctctggtgctctgcctttaccctttagcaagtcaaacatttgtttacccattctgctacgtccctcttcatgttgggccaccagtaatattcctccaaatccctatacatcttggtacttcccgggtgaatggaataccttgaactatggcttccatccaaaatctcatctttaagctcttgaacattcggaacccaaatccggtaggagtacctcattatccctttatcatctttctcagtatggatctcctctccagtcattgactttcttccttcattcattattttctcttggcacaatcggatcttttccaataactctggctgcattgagatctcaaaaagcttttcagttccggttccggttatctttacttctatttccattctttcaAAATCCCTGATTAACTcctccgaagtcgttatcattctgagtctttcctttctactaagggcatcagccaccacattggctttccccggatgatagagaatctcacaatcatagtccttgattagttctaaccatctcctctggcgcatgttgagctctttctgcgtaaatatgtacttgaggctcttatggtctgtgaaaatctcgcacttctctccatacaagtagtgcctctaaatttataaggcaaatactattgccgcgagctcaaggtcatgagtaggatatctaatctcgtattccttcagttgtcttgacgcatacgcaatcactttaccgtgctgcataagcacacatcctaatcctttgtgcgacgcgtcactatatatcacaaaatctccttttccttccggcaatgccaacatcggggccgttatcaaccttttctttaattcttgaaaactgttctcgcatttctccgtccattcaaacttctctgtcttacgagtaagtcgtgtcaaaggggctgcgatcttcgcaaagtcctgtacaaaccTACGAAAGTTTGTTTGGTGTTGTTCTTCAAATtttttgttattttcaaaaagcaaccttagatcTACATTTTTATCTTCAAATCTTGGTCAGTTATTGTTTGTACTTGAGATAATGGCAAGAGCATGAAAAAGTACGGTTGGGAGACCATCCGCAAGTACCCAGGTTCAGGACCAGGACCACTCTCAGGCACAAGACCCTGGGGGGCGACCGAGATACcctccaggagcaaccattgaCACAACATACCCCGATCTTGGAGAGGGTAGTAACACCAAGGGATGCAAGAAACATCGTTGAGCTCGATTAATATAAGTATACAAATGTTCCAGTGGCCGAGGAACATATAGCCAACCTAACAAGCAATGAATTGGCTGAAGCAATCAGACTCTACAGGGAAGAACAAGCCCGGGCTCAGCTACAATTTGAATAAGAAGGTGATCAAGAAGAGTCCGGAGACTCCCAGCAATctaggagatctgtcttcgaccgaatcGGAGCTAAggtgaagaaaaataaaaaaaccaaagtaagaaggagacagaagcaaccaggAAGAAGAGGTTGGAAGAGATGAGAGAACAGATAAGAAGTGATAAGAAGCAAAGCTGGAGCGAAAGATTCAAAAAAGAATGCAGCTAAAAGAGGAGAGGCTAATAGCCAAGGCCAAGACCAAGGGGACCCAGAGGGACCCCACCCCCGAGGTCatttctgatgatgatgaggGGGCAAGGACCTCAAAGATACGATTTATGAACTCCAAATAAAGATGGAAAAGGACGCCGGAATAGAGGTTGGGGAAACTCTAACACCTTTCAGCCATTCCTCGACAGAGAAACCTCAAACAATACAACTTTGAATCATTTGACGGATTGGGGGACCCAGAAGAACACTTGAATTATTTCGAGCAAATTGCACAGATATACTACTACAACGACTTAACAAAGTCCAGGTTCTTCTCCTCAACTCTCAAGGGGGGGCCtcaaatgtaacacccccagatccggggtcagggatccgggtcgtcacggtctttctttccacaatatcacttcacttaattaataataaataaccttatgctgtgaccccacactaacacacaccacaacccgttatagtctcagagatgaaattgaaataagtacaagtccttgaatccacacttaaaagttattacaacccaaaatgattacttgataaatttacagttaattgccattatctgccaaaagttataattatacataatttgattctcaaaagtagaatgcctgatctaccaatagatctacctctgcagctatagcagctacaacatcaacgggaagacgcgggacgcttcccacgcgcttgcgctgggtctgctggagtctggccatctttcctaactgttgttgtgtgatgaagaaataaagcaagagtgagccttacagctcgcaagataatatatagcgataacaataatacaagtatctaaatggatacttactagaatcttttatcatgtgtaagataattacttactagatataagtaaaaacaagggatgaagttaccaaatacttcactatacttatatcaattataaagttacttgaactaccactgttcaaagtataacgagcttttaacaattcatcatatagatgagactacaagacagatttgaatagattaaatctttgaagtagtattgaaggaaatgaagttatgatatacttcattaagttccgatatatatatatccacatatacatcttccttatacagtccttgaaaacctctgtcatgtaaagtatgaacagagtttgtaacatccaatgaatttttggaagggaaaaacaattgtggcataaacccgatatcttgctgatcaggcaaagataccaataagtaacattttctactagtagatggacgaattccccactggtcatcaccctggtcgcaataggaccttatgctggactgccactcagccacttatgcatttgatggactcccactaagccacttacactattatggacgcccactgagcccatgttgcttatgccgactcgatagatggacttacttcccgaacgttgggtaagtaatcaattcagttaccaaaactgcaaccttgttgcgaatataaaatacaccatagagacggatccctcaggttttgagcgagtatttaaatcccctttttaaaggaagatcttaaatatagaaatgagttttgggatccgctctaacttttaaaaatcatttgaagactcgaaaacactttaaagagtgtttggagtaatgctgatttaatgaagtaaatcagtcccaatatatttagaaaatgtctgaatattattatttaaataatattcccataaagaataatctttatacaaataattgaagtagaagttgtaagacttatacttgaaatgagtattaaataaccaaagatatacttatacgaaagtactatctttatttgaataatcgaaaataagtttgattatcgaaacattattatttaataaaatagagaatattattaaataacaagcggagtcataatacctcgaatgaatattataaataatattcattaaataaaataacggagtcatacatcctcaaataaatattcaattaataatcattaataatataactgagtcataagccctcgaatgaatattcgaaataatattcaataataaaataaaggagtcataagtcctcggatgaatatttgaaataatattcaataataaaatatagttaaagttatcgaataaaccttattcgattaatagttttgaaaaatataaccatatatatataaaaatatatatattatactcgggaacatcgactcccggtttagaaatatattcaccttttgatccccaatactaagggtaaactcaataccgcttatctctagtataggtattatgcaactgtaagcattttaaccaacagatatataatccaagaatagAAACAGGCAttcatatataccatatcacatgctacaatatatcgcaagaattttctaataacaaatatgcatttatcgcaagatcatgcatatacacatatacatcacaacaacagtataacgggtagaaaacttgcctgagcgactggggtgataaaaggctcgggacgagtctggtaacctataaacaacaagtaagttggaattaaaccaaagtcacttgtaaatctatactttaaccaacttagactctaacgctcgttttgcgctcactgattctcttaagtcactcgagtaccctcggctccaccatatttaataaattaaccattacgggttttaaggtgattctttcgcgggtgtcttaccaactgcctaacacacttaccataattgtttcatacattaattaaccctttttggtctttaacctatgtttcaaagtaaggcgaggggaaaagtttcgttcgcgaaatgccgttacttgaaacggtcgtt is a genomic window containing:
- the LOC141712222 gene encoding plasmodesmata-located protein 7 produces the protein MATTILFSFLLLLSFFTLPSLSISDAFVYGGCSALKYVPNSPYESNLNSLLTSLVNAATYSSYNKYTITGSSPNDVVYGIFQCRGDLAMPDCATCVARSVSQIGSMCPKTAGAALQLEGCFVKYDNNSFIGVEDKTVVLHKCAPSIGYDTNLMNRRDAVLGSLGGSGGPFRVGGSGDVQGMAQCVEDLSTGECQDCLKEAIGRLKSDCGGAVYGDMFLAKCYARYSTSGARAYTKSNHGNSHSDGEKTFAIIIGLLAGVALVIIFLTFLKKVFGGHGK